The following coding sequences are from one Panicum hallii strain FIL2 chromosome 5, PHallii_v3.1, whole genome shotgun sequence window:
- the LOC112892180 gene encoding uncharacterized protein LOC112892180, translated as MATEAAPARPVGPTRLVYFDDMWALRSAATVLAVHQEGGRVAVVLDATVFYPQGGGQPADTGAITGAGAKFLVEDVRAKDGVVFHYGRFEGAGEGCGHGFKEGGSVSLEVDAKRRSLNSRLHSAGHLLDICVSNVGLSYLEPGKGYHFPDGPFVEYKGVIPPDQIQDKQNELEREAKRLISEGAKVLASVFPYEEAAKLCGGSLPSYISKDSTPRIVKFGEYPGGACGGTHVVDISIINSLKVTNIRVKKGLTKVSYSISP; from the exons ATGGCGACGGAGGCCGCGCCGGCGAGGCCTGTGGGCCCCACCAGGCTTGTCTACTTCGATGACATGTGGGCtctccgctcggccgccaccgtcCTCGCCGTCCATCAG GAGGGCGGCCGGGTAGCGGTGGTGCTGGACGCCACGGTCTTCTACCCGCAGGGCGGCGGCCAGCCAGCGGACACGGGCGCCatcaccggcgccggcgccaagTTCCTCGTCGAGGATGTACGGGCGAAGGACGGAGTG GTTTTCCACTATGGAAGATTTGAGGGTGCTGGAGAAGGATGCGGGCATGGATTTAAAGAGGGGGGAAGCGTTAGCTTGGAAGTTGATGCAAAAAGGCGCAGTTTGAATTCAAG GCTTCATTCTGCTGGCCATTTGTTGGACATCTGTGTGAGCAATGTAGGCCTCTCTTATCTGGAGCCTGGGAAAGGCTACCATTTTCCTGATGG ACCGTTTGTTGAGTATAAAGGAGTAATTCCACCAGACCAAATACAAGATAAGCAAAATGAACTGGAAAGAGAAGCCAAAAGGCTAATTTCGGAAGGAGCCAAG GTCTTAGCCTCTGTTTTTCCTTATGAGGAGGCAGCCAAACTATGTGGAGGTTCTCTGCCTAGCTACATTTCAAAG GATAGCACTCCTCGCATTGTAAAATTTGGTGAATATCCTGGCGGTGCTTGTGGTGGTACGCATGTTGTAGACATTTCAATCATCAATAGCTTAAAG GTAACAAATATAAGAGTCAAGAAAGGCCTCACAAAAGTCTCATACAGCATCAGTCCATGA